The window GAAAATTGtgagtaaatgtatatatgtaaatgtataatctgcaattgtgtgtgtgtgagtaacaCTTTCAAACTTACAATCTGGAATGCATGTACAGTTACTGAATAGTGTGCCATTCTCAGTCATTGTTGAGGCCGCACAACCAGCATGACAGGTGGAGATATATATACGACCATCCATGCCGCAAATGGGGGCGTAATTGCCCGTATCACAGGAACAATTGAGGTCACATGCTGGTTCGATCATGGCAGGCCTATAATTACAAGCGAATTcggaataaaatatgaatatataaattataacggTGCTTGGTACTTACGAATCACTCGTTGGACCCTTATAACCAGCAAAATCGGTCATGCTACAGCCGACGAACATCAACACCACCATGCCGGCCGAGTAGAATAACGCTGTAAATGCAATCCAAGCGGCTACAGAACGCGCCGATGGCTTCAATTTCAATATGACTAAACCGGATATGACAATACCGACACCCATTACGAGTATGCCGCAAAAGGCCGCAATCATGCTGGCATCATAGGTGGTTAAACGGAACTGTGTTTCGAGGTATTTCGGTAGAAATGTGTAGAGACCAGCAATTGGCAGCAGATGGAAAACACAAGAAGCAGTGCGGAACATCAGAATGTCATTTTTAAGTTGACGTCGCACGGTCTTTGGAAAATCTTTGAgataagagaaaaaaatattgaaaatgttaacACTTATATTTGTCAAACATTTGTCAAACATGGAAGTTAGCAAACCTCTCAGCTTTGGCTTCTCATTGACCTCCACAGCTGCGGCAGCTTCATCACCGCCCTCCGCTTTAGCCTCGCCGGCATTGGGGTTTCGTTTGCCACGCAACTGCTTCGGGAATGAGAACATTGCAATGGATGACAGCAACATCAGAGTACCGATGCCAACCGGTCCCAGCCACCAAGCGCCAATCCAACGTGGATCGCTGGCATCGAAGCCGGGATTTGAGAAATTCACATACCAGCGTGTACAAAACGAGCCGACTATGAAACCGGATGCGGGTCCCAAAATGCGTACACCAATCGTTATAGCCATGTACATGGGTGATTGTTTACTTGCCACATTGTCATCTATATATGGTATGCCGAGTGTGGCTACGGCTGTTTGTCCGATACCAGAGCTCAAGAGACTAGCGAAGAAGATGCACAGTACAATAACGGTGATTTTTGAGTGTGACGCCTGCTCCATTTTTTGATCCTCATCGCATTCTATAAAAAGACAAAAGAGGGTTGAAATAAAGttggtaaaaaataaagaaaaaagtaaaaaaaataaagaaccaATCTATTTTTGACCGTAAGGGGCTTTAGACCTCTTGAAAGCCAAAGTCACGCATCAAAAATTGAGAGGATGTTCCCACTGGTTCCATAATCTAATATTCACTATCTTTTCTAACCTATACATATCTCTTTAGTGAACCTACCTGAATTGGAGTTCGTTGAATTCTGTCCCGGTATGCACAGATTCATTTCGTGTGAGCCCTGCACATTGGCCAAGAACGCGCTGAAACCGCCTTCCAATGCGTTCGCACTTGTTGCATTCATTGTGTCATTCATTCCATGCAGTCCATAACTGGCGTGTAGCATTTGACCATTTAAGGCGCGCATTGCCGCATTACCACCATTACCGCCATTACTGAGTGTATCAAGTGATTGCATCAATTGTTTGCCAAATATAAAATGCGGCAATGAGCAAGCGAAAGCTGCAATGGAGAATAATACCATGCCGCAAGCGATCCAACGTGGGCGATGACCGCGTCCAGCAAAGTAGGTTAACAACATAGCGGTACTTATTTGACCCATCTCACTGGCGCTTAGCAGAAAACCTGTCGTTTTCGATTTTATCTGAAATAGTTTCTCGATGGTAGTGATCACCGACACGAAATA is drawn from Zeugodacus cucurbitae isolate PBARC_wt_2022May unplaced genomic scaffold, idZeuCucr1.2 ctg00000294.1, whole genome shotgun sequence and contains these coding sequences:
- the Slco1a1_2 gene encoding solute carrier organic anion transporter family member 74D (The sequence of the model RefSeq protein was modified relative to this genomic sequence to represent the inferred CDS: added 563 bases not found in genome assembly), with protein sequence MNPSINASDVDAAANPQMHNFQSPQRQIKTSTASSPAGTPYKQNGSNGDASLNGTPLHNGHGNGTNGYQNGTRRDSTQAWTPLLSNGNGNSAAVANGNGNAAGLTDSNLVATAGINGAEDGSLVGQEANETLGDPTTVLYTTSTSNNNEWKDAEQINNIKNGLLHYPVNHQGNNNGSLMNGKNGIGLGVPDKYDEQDPLTGLYAQKNTRTREPDESDTDSELSNGDRQAPGCGLFGCRPKWARNFASTNVFMVVFLLAYILQGMYMTYFVSVITTIEKLFQIKSKTTGFLLSASEMGQISTAMLLTYFAGRGHRPRWIACGMVLFSIAAFACSLPHFIFGKQLMQSLDTLSNGGNGGNAAMRALNGQMLHASYGLHGMNDTMNATSANALEGGFSAFLANVQGSHEMNLCIPGQNSTNSNSECDEDQKMEQASHSKITVIVLCIFFASLLSSGIGQTAVATLGIPYIDDNVASKQSPMYMAITIGVRILGPASGFIVGSFCTRWYVNFSNPGFDASDPRWIGAWWLGPVGIGTLMLLSSIAMFSFPKQLRGKRNPNAGEAKAEGGDEAAAAVEVNEKPKLRDFPKTVRRQLKNDILMFRTASCVFHLLPIAGLYTFLPKYLETQFRLTTYDASMIAAFCGILVMGVGIVISGLVILKLKPSARSVAAWIAFTALFYSAGMVVLMFVGCSMTDFAGYKGPTSDSPAMIEPACDLNCSCDTGNYAPICGMDGRIYISTCHAGCAASTMTENGTLFSNCTCIPDSFKNQAVSGYCANNCKNFIFFIIIFAVCVFMHSTSEVGSMLLVMRCTHPNDKAMAMGIIQSAIGLFGNVPCPIIYGAVVDSACLLWKTVCGKHGACSLYDSDTFRHYFLGITAGIMFLAFIMDLVVWSKAHRIDITPEDGSEPHGKQTAAETECKKSMVAPDTSV